In the Rhodothermaceae bacterium genome, one interval contains:
- the hemL gene encoding glutamate-1-semialdehyde-2,1-aminomutase, protein MYTRTRSDALFTAAKACMPGGVSSPVRAYKAVGGSPVFMEQGSGAWVQDVDGNRYVDYVLSYGPLLVGHAHEEVVAAISAAAAKGTSFGACTEDESRLVNKIQTFMPMIERLRLVNSGTEAVMSALRLARAFTGRDKIIKCVGNYHGHADYLLVEAGSGVATLGLPNCPGIPKSTVEHTIMVSFNDLSAVEQALDQYAGEVAAMIVEPVAGNMGVIPPADGYLEGLRAITRAHGALLIFDEVMTGFRVHPGGAQSLYGITPDLTTLGKVIGGGLPIGAYGGRADIMAQVAPEGPVYQAGTLSGNPVAVQAGLATLESGLRGDAWEQASSQASSLMEGLAAIAARKSVPMQVDGVGTMFSCFFTEMPVTNWETASASNAELFAKVFRSLLPRGVHLAPSQYEAWFMSTAHDTEAVEHTLSSFERALEIALND, encoded by the coding sequence ATGTATACCCGCACACGCTCCGATGCACTCTTCACAGCTGCCAAGGCCTGTATGCCGGGCGGTGTCAGTTCACCAGTCCGTGCTTATAAGGCAGTCGGTGGCTCGCCAGTTTTTATGGAGCAGGGCTCAGGTGCATGGGTTCAGGATGTAGATGGCAATCGGTACGTCGATTATGTGTTGTCCTATGGACCGCTACTTGTTGGGCATGCACATGAAGAGGTGGTCGCGGCGATCAGTGCCGCCGCCGCGAAAGGAACCAGTTTTGGGGCATGCACCGAGGATGAATCACGGCTCGTAAACAAAATTCAGACATTCATGCCGATGATTGAGCGGTTGCGTCTCGTTAACTCCGGGACGGAAGCGGTAATGAGTGCACTTCGTTTGGCACGTGCATTCACGGGACGGGATAAGATTATCAAGTGCGTGGGCAACTATCATGGACATGCGGATTACCTGTTGGTAGAGGCAGGCAGCGGGGTGGCAACGCTGGGGCTACCTAATTGTCCGGGAATTCCAAAGAGCACGGTGGAGCATACCATCATGGTTTCGTTTAATGATCTCTCCGCGGTTGAGCAGGCACTGGATCAGTACGCCGGGGAGGTTGCAGCTATGATCGTTGAGCCGGTCGCCGGGAACATGGGAGTGATTCCCCCCGCGGACGGCTACCTGGAAGGCTTGCGTGCGATCACACGTGCTCACGGGGCACTCTTGATCTTTGATGAGGTGATGACAGGGTTTCGGGTCCATCCCGGTGGTGCGCAATCGTTGTACGGGATCACGCCGGATTTAACAACACTTGGCAAGGTGATCGGTGGCGGGCTTCCGATTGGGGCTTACGGAGGTAGAGCAGATATCATGGCACAGGTTGCTCCCGAGGGGCCGGTCTATCAGGCGGGTACGCTCTCTGGCAACCCCGTTGCCGTGCAGGCTGGCCTGGCGACACTGGAATCAGGATTACGCGGAGATGCTTGGGAACAGGCGTCTTCTCAAGCTTCATCTCTGATGGAGGGATTGGCTGCAATTGCTGCCCGTAAATCCGTTCCAATGCAGGTCGATGGGGTCGGGACCATGTTTAGTTGTTTCTTTACAGAGATGCCCGTGACGAATTGGGAAACGGCCTCTGCATCCAATGCAGAATTGTTCGCGAAGGTATTTCGATCGCTGCTCCCCCGCGGTGTACACCTTGCTCCGTCCCAGTATGAGGCTTGGTTTATGTCAACGGCCCACGATACGGAGGCGGTTGAACATACGCTGAGTTCATTCGAGCGGGCACTAGAGATTGCCTTGAATGATTGA
- a CDS encoding 9-O-acetylesterase, whose amino-acid sequence MRIFYVCLLACLVGGSGGTSPQPLTVNKLFRSGAVLQRDASVPVWGTATADAIVMVSLDQDEQSVRADSDGNWLATLEPRPAGGPHRLMVATDTDTLVAENIMYGDVWVASGQSNMEWSVANSADAEREIASADDPLLRHYKVPRSWSYTPEDTLAGGQWHFANPEHVGAFTAVGYSFARELRASADIPIGILNTSWGGSRIEAWMDPPALGMDDAQITRLWDAPKARADSLIRIFTEEHGASANSDPGFEADVPLWADPNLDDTEWMEIPAPGPWEAGGLEGLNGIAWYRTSFELDTVPTDAVLHLGTVDDRDMTWINGHLVGETDRYLIEREYAIGEGILQPGVNQLTVRVHDTGGNGGLVADDARLALQWPDGEVDLEGTWKIRVGQFQINPGGNPNQLPTLLYNSMIHPILDFPITGFIWYQGESNAGDPVTATAYAAQFQSMINRWRTLWEHEDAPFLFVSLASFLAAQDEPQESNWAILRESQAAAMELPNVGQAITLDIGEAEDIHPRNKQDVGYRLALWARSLVYGDQVVHAGPIYREHSIEHGKVTLWFDHVGGGLATRDDGPLGGFAIAGEEGEFIWADAQIQGDSIVVSHPDIPNPTSVRYAWAYNPTTANLINAEGLPAAPFRTGR is encoded by the coding sequence ATGCGAATTTTTTATGTATGTCTTCTCGCCTGCCTTGTTGGTGGTAGTGGCGGGACTTCACCCCAACCGTTAACCGTTAACAAACTCTTCCGCAGTGGGGCAGTGCTCCAGCGTGACGCATCCGTACCCGTCTGGGGAACCGCGACTGCCGATGCTATCGTCATGGTCTCTCTGGACCAGGATGAACAATCTGTACGTGCAGACAGCGATGGCAACTGGCTTGCCACTCTCGAACCCCGCCCTGCTGGTGGACCGCACCGACTGATGGTTGCAACAGACACGGATACTCTGGTTGCCGAAAATATCATGTACGGGGATGTCTGGGTCGCGTCCGGGCAATCCAATATGGAATGGTCCGTAGCCAATTCTGCAGATGCTGAACGGGAAATCGCATCCGCTGATGACCCTCTGCTGCGCCATTACAAAGTCCCTCGCAGCTGGTCCTATACCCCCGAAGATACGCTGGCTGGTGGTCAGTGGCATTTTGCCAACCCAGAGCATGTAGGAGCTTTCACGGCCGTCGGATACTCGTTTGCCCGGGAGCTTCGCGCATCTGCCGACATCCCGATTGGAATTTTGAACACGTCCTGGGGTGGCAGCCGCATCGAAGCCTGGATGGATCCCCCCGCACTTGGAATGGATGATGCGCAAATCACACGGCTTTGGGATGCCCCAAAAGCCCGTGCAGACAGCCTCATACGGATCTTTACCGAAGAGCATGGCGCTTCTGCGAATTCGGATCCCGGCTTTGAAGCAGATGTGCCCCTCTGGGCAGACCCAAATCTTGACGACACAGAGTGGATGGAGATCCCGGCTCCCGGGCCCTGGGAAGCAGGGGGGCTTGAAGGATTAAACGGCATTGCCTGGTACCGTACCAGCTTTGAACTCGATACCGTTCCCACCGATGCAGTATTGCACCTCGGCACCGTTGATGATCGAGATATGACCTGGATCAACGGTCACCTAGTCGGAGAAACAGATCGGTACCTAATTGAACGGGAATATGCGATTGGTGAAGGCATTCTGCAACCTGGCGTCAACCAACTGACCGTCCGCGTACACGACACTGGAGGCAATGGAGGATTGGTGGCTGACGATGCCAGACTCGCTCTCCAGTGGCCGGACGGGGAAGTGGATTTGGAGGGCACATGGAAAATTCGCGTGGGGCAGTTTCAGATCAACCCCGGAGGAAATCCCAACCAGCTGCCGACATTGCTCTACAATTCAATGATTCATCCGATCCTGGATTTTCCGATCACAGGGTTTATCTGGTATCAGGGAGAATCCAATGCTGGTGATCCCGTAACTGCCACCGCCTATGCAGCGCAGTTCCAGTCGATGATCAACCGGTGGCGTACGTTGTGGGAACACGAAGACGCGCCGTTCCTGTTCGTGTCTCTTGCCAGCTTTCTAGCAGCACAGGACGAACCCCAGGAAAGCAACTGGGCAATCCTGCGCGAATCTCAGGCCGCGGCTATGGAATTGCCGAATGTCGGCCAGGCCATCACACTTGACATTGGTGAAGCAGAGGATATTCATCCGAGAAATAAACAGGATGTGGGATACCGCCTTGCGCTCTGGGCCAGAAGCCTCGTCTACGGGGACCAAGTGGTGCACGCCGGACCCATCTACCGTGAACATTCCATCGAACATGGAAAGGTCACCCTTTGGTTTGATCATGTTGGGGGTGGGCTTGCCACGCGGGACGACGGACCTCTTGGAGGATTTGCCATCGCCGGAGAGGAGGGAGAATTCATATGGGCGGATGCCCAAATCCAGGGAGACTCCATAGTGGTGTCGCACCCGGATATCCCGAATCCAACCTCGGTTCGGTATGCCTGGGCATACAATCCGACTACAGCGAACCTGATCAATGCTGAAGGATTGCCCGCCGCTCCATTCCGAACCGGGCGTTAG